In Tenrec ecaudatus isolate mTenEca1 chromosome 5, mTenEca1.hap1, whole genome shotgun sequence, the following are encoded in one genomic region:
- the LOC142448570 gene encoding maestro heat-like repeat family member 5: MALQRPGPLDNCPLPHCLSSPEEELELQLEREMLDHASRMDLGKPPAEHPPWEDELASKIRQMTVDERRLMLKTICFSLQDDSACVGRRKLGSEAIDAFIQDLLMASDTAPGHSLQETISFHLFGLLLQESPGSLMAEHLPCLLELSHQGSGQREGMALAVGIASTSHLEEVWIMLEHLGQRRCLKPSFPDENSQPEASLHWKWSSSTMLLCFGHMAMRAKAKILPWVDNIMSRMVYYFSSSSYVRGHLSGVPGHACMCHDLMRCLSVGHACDFVATETSQLLLRGALELVQIHGGLVHKSVEGYWVTMGLSIDFCTLPAHGQDSVLKVSFLSATSMLAKVLKFESSTQDYRFTQIPELVQCLLSILQKERNILATLLRQKIILVILELSTLRPHLKPMVKSRILQTCLQSLYPLPPMEMKISVALPKPVPDVMMLYNKTMQALDQLLQQFISENETMDEIYFLLQGQAGIGGDSPGPSRQHTESWLQSEHSHERKRVVQSIFLMLQYVVELNFTDCATPSRLGRYIGLLTLLWRDQDEFIQSHSRHCVYFLLQILLQQRKPTKEESIYLTKMRSWESKDHRDWELLLYNLVQALDKNLTVAQHTQLVLTFLQGLARGSHLCSDLASELLYLVFEGPGIRKEQVPEILHSLFQELPGIVFRDVQLAMVKAVTTLGTQHTQETVEVVLALSPPNERQTLILWRALGDNARLARKVVTVLYMKMSLRPDKELVRPNQQAQLVSVLAMRTIYELLYTPPYKPTVRWAFAGILLGLLTELHYLFDLGCVQGISVACEPSTLEQQPLSPSRTCLEALKGLFWTTNYWEVFSYLTLAGGWELFERQDTFTEGVTLLARAMAQYNCEMSAVLGQVVISLKSSSERDNVVAIFLLVEFLTSQELTQYVSHRALDSFLSLGLRSHSRLVQAMSLKGLSSLLMQPKKVRLLESRAATLLNRLQKPDPQDPRGLMQILGYVLHSLGPYRDSAFSLKIAQHLLLLFEDDRAEVREGAILLFGDIIYSRSRKHCELFKSITFQALVPLLFHLADPCPRVVAKAKFTFLRCAILLHWEFRKELFCTLAWGHGKGAQNDVFIYMMESNFGNFNQFLTQAFQYLGSPHQNLKRAAMKFIGVLGPNSPPNCPEGLMRDYFTELCFYLKREDLSFIRKCLTTLNEDEDSCSRRFYHNLSEGLQMLAQYVV; encoded by the exons ATGGCCCTGCAGAGGCCTGGGCCCCTGGACAACTGCCCACTGCCCCACTGCTTGTCCTCCCCTGAGGAGGAGCTGGAGCTGCAGCTGGAGCGGGAAATGCTGG ATCATGCCAGCAGGATGGACTTGGGCAAGCCCCCTGCGGAGCACCCTCCCTGGGAGGATGAGCTGGCCAGCAAGATCCGACAGATGACGGTAGACGAGAGGAGACTGATGCTGAAGACCATCTGCTTTTCTCTCCAGGATGACAGTGCC TGTGTCGGGAGGAGGAAGCTGGGCTCAGAAGCCATAGATGCCTTCATCCAGGATCTCCTGATGGCCTCAGACACGGCCCCTGGGCACTCACTTCAGGAG ACCATCTCCTTCCACCTGTTCGGGCTGCTTCTGCAGGAATCTCCAGGGTCCTTGATGGCCGAGCACCTGCCCTGCCTCCTGGAGCTGTCCCACCAGGGTTCTGGGCAGCGGGAG GGCATGGCACTGGCCGTGGGCATAGCGTCCACCTCGCACTTGGAGGAGGTGTGGATCATGCTGGAACACCTGGGCCAGAGGAGGTGCCTGAAGCCCAGCTTCCCGGACGAGAACAGCCAG CCAGAGGCCAGCCTGCACTGGAAGTGGTCCAGCAGCACCATGCTGCTCTGCTTTGGGCACATGGCCATGCGGGCCAAGGCCAAGATCCTGCCCTGGGTGGACAACATCATGTCCCGCATGGTCTACTACTTCTCCAGCAGCAGCTACGTGCGTGGCCACCTCTCCGGGGTGCCTGGGCATGCGTGCATGTGCCATGACCTGATGCGCTGTCTGTCTGTGGGGCACGCCTGCGATTTCGT AGCCACCGAGACATCACAGCTGCTGCTGCGAGGTGCTTTGGAGCTGGTTCAGATTCATGGCGGCCTGGTGCACAAGAGCGTGGAGGGCTAC TGGGTGACCATGGGACTCTCCATCGACTTTTGCACCCTGCCTGCGCACGGACAGGACAGTGTCCTAAAAGTGAGCTTCCTTTCGGCGACCAGCATGCTGGCGAAGGTCCTCAAGTTTgagtccagcacccaggactacaGGTTCACTCAGATTCCTGAGCTGGTCCAGTGCCTGCTG AGCATTCTTCAGAAGGAGCGCAACATCCTGGCCACCCTCCTGCGACAAAAGATCATCCTGGTCATCTTGGAGTTGAG CACCTTGCGGCCGCACCTCAAGCCCATGGTCAAGTCCAGGATCCTGCAGACCTGCCTACAGAGCTTGTACCCACTTCCGCCCATGGAGATGAAGATTAGCGTAGCCTTGCCGAAGCCAGTCCCAGATGTCATG ATGCTGTACAACAAGACCATGCAGGCCCTGGACCAGCTGCTCCAGCAgttcatctcagagaatgagaccaTGGATGAGATCTACTTCCTCCTGCAG GGCCAGGCAGGCATTGGTGGCGACAGCCCCGGCCCCTCCCGGCAGCACACGGAATCCTGGCTGCAGTCGGAGCACAGCCACGAGCGGAAGCGGGTGGTCCAGTCCATCTTCCTGATGCTGCAGTACGTCGTGGAGCTGAACTTCACG GACTGTGCCACGCCCTCCAGGCTGGGCCGTTATATAGGCCTGCTGACCCTGCTGTGGAGGGACCAGGATGAGTTCATCCAGTCCCACTCCCGGCACTGCGTCTACTTCCTGCTGCAGATACTGCTGCAACAAAGGA AGCCCACTAAAGAGGAGTCCATTTACCTGACTAAGATGCGCAGTTGGGAGAGCAAAGACCACAGGGACTGGGAGCTGCTGCTCTACAACCTGGTGCAG GCTCTGGACAAGAACCTGACGGTGGCCCAGCACACGCagctggtgctcaccttcctgcaaGGCCTGGCCCGTGGCAGCCACCTGTGCTCGGACCTGGCCTCGGAGCTGCTCTACCTCGTCTTCGAGGGGCCCGGCATCAGGAAAGAGCAG GTGCCTGAGATCCTGCACAGCCTGTTCCAGGAGCTGCCAGGCATTGTCTTCCGAGATGTGCAGCTGGCCATGGTCAAGGCTGTGACAACACTGGGGACCCAGCACACTCAGGAGACGGTCGAGGTGGTCCTTGCTCTGAGCCCACCCAATGAGAG GCAGACCCTGATCCTGTGGAGGGCCCTGGGTGACAATGCCAGGCTGGCCCGCAAGGTGGTGACTGTGCTGTACATGAAGATGAGCCTGCGGCCGGACAAGGAGCTGGTCAGGCCCAACCAGCAGGCCCAGCTTGTGTCTGTGCTG gcaaTGAGGACCATCTACGAGCTCCTGTATACGCCCCCATACAAGCCCACGGTGCGCTGGGCCTTCGCCGGCATCCTCTTGGGCCTGCTCACGGAGCTGCACTACCTGTTTGACCTGGGCTGTGTCCAGGGCATCTCGGTGGCCTGTGAGCCCAGCACCCTGGAACAGCAGCCCCTCAGCCCCTCCAG GACGTGTCTGGAGGCCCTGAAGGGTCTCTTCTGGACCACCAACTACTGGGAGGTGTTCTCTTACTTGACGCTGGCAGGGGGCTGGGAGCTGTTTGAGCGCCAAGACACCTTCACCGAGGGCGTGACACTCCTGGCCAG ggccatggcaCAGTACAACTGCGAGATGAGCGCCGTGCTGGGGCAGGTGGTCATCTCCCTGAAGAGCTCCTCGGAGCGGGACAACGTGGTGGCCATCTTCCTCCTGGTCGAG TTCCTCACCAGCCAGGAGCTCACCCAGTACGTGTCGCACAGGGCCCTGGACAGCTTCCTGAGCCTGGGCCTGCGCAGCCACAGCAGGCTGGTGCAGGCCATGAGCTTGAAGGGCCTGAGCAGCCTCCTGATGCAGCCCAAGAAG GTGAGGCTGCTGGAGAGCCGGGCGGCCACCCTGCTGAACAGACTGCAGAAGCCAGACCCCCAGGACCCTCGGGGGCTGATGCAGATCCTGGGCTATGTCCTGCACAGCCTGGGCCCCTACAGGGACAGCGCCTTCAGCCTCAAGATTGCTCAGCACCTGCTCCTCCTGTTTGAGGAT gacagggcagaggtgCGGGAGGGAGCCATTCTGCTGTTTGGAGACATCATCTACAGCCGCAGCAGGAAGCACTGTGAACTGTTCAAAAGCATCACCTTCCAGGCTCTGGTGCCCCTGCTCTTCCACCTGGCTGACCCGTGCCCCCGGGTGGTGGCG AAGGCCAAGTTCACATTCCTGCGCTGCGCCATCCTGCTGCACTGGGAGTTCCGGAAGGAGCTCTTCTGCACGCTGGCCTGGGGCCATGGCAAGGGGGCCCAGAATGACGTGTTCATCTACATG ATGGAGAGCAATTTCGGCAACTTCAACCAGTTCCTCACACAGGCCTTCCAGTACCTGGGCAGCCCCCACCAGAACCTGAAACGGGCGGCCATGAAGTTCATTG GGGTCCTGGGCCCTAATTCCCCTCCCAACTGCCCAGAAGGGTTAATGAGAGATTACTTCACTGAACTCTGCTTCTACTTGAAGAGGGAGGACCTCAGCTTCATCCGGAAAT gccTGACAACACTGAATGAGGATGAGGACAGCTGCAGTCGCAGGTTCTACCATAACTTGTCAGAGGGCCTCCAGATGCTAGCCCAGTATGTGGTCTGA